The following are encoded in a window of Haloarcula hispanica ATCC 33960 genomic DNA:
- a CDS encoding DnaJ domain-containing protein — MDSNTARNVLDLPQNRYLDDDDIQKAFREKSKEYHPDTSDLPNARKKFLEVKKARKVLLAAETSKSSQSNSSTTQGGNTQSTSPTGNATDAHNSSPNSRSESRTESKSQATQSSWQNETHGQTRNREVSNDWRTNRAGSSTGNQESASDKEQHQRKQTSSETKAETESGEKTVDDRTKIHQQAWEEFTSWEPFYGFRGGGYLGVKAFPKRPPSRSRILHLFAVIVGCIATAFLSRGQYNALSDSTAASRVIEPDISLRLSFTIPSVLAITGTFRKIKVLWRFLRLPRVFLSILGGVAAPITVQSVVTDLSVPTATLVAAAGSGGLMSVLAVSRYPNKDQDIPTVDEWLNISPTLTWLPGGVFFLLALHTPVYMASQSFHLLYYGSFKFYFVLIGPSLALAYTYTRLIGGREVPTGTTLVSMMVIGLVVHFPWFEPIMPGYLLSEGGYYAVSNGIRPRGILLTILALSWHFLFAAIVEVLFMGWDVGWHKIPSKQQIPYTVWSALTGAGVGVIIWAMWPTYQAPVAYPFAHQYLIGGVAIFAYVYGIIIDPITD, encoded by the coding sequence ATGGACAGTAATACAGCGCGTAACGTACTTGACCTCCCGCAGAATAGGTATCTCGATGACGACGATATCCAAAAGGCATTCAGGGAGAAATCAAAAGAATACCACCCGGATACGTCAGATCTGCCAAACGCTCGCAAGAAGTTTCTGGAAGTGAAAAAAGCACGCAAGGTTCTTCTCGCCGCTGAAACATCCAAATCATCACAATCCAACTCATCCACAACTCAGGGTGGCAATACCCAGTCAACCAGCCCCACCGGTAACGCTACGGACGCTCACAACTCGTCACCAAACTCTCGATCGGAGTCAAGGACGGAGAGTAAATCGCAAGCCACCCAGTCAAGCTGGCAAAACGAAACCCACGGCCAGACACGTAATCGGGAAGTCAGTAACGACTGGCGTACTAACAGAGCAGGTAGCTCAACGGGTAACCAAGAGTCTGCGAGTGACAAAGAACAGCATCAACGAAAGCAAACCAGCTCTGAGACGAAAGCGGAAACAGAATCTGGTGAGAAGACTGTTGACGACAGGACAAAGATACATCAACAGGCTTGGGAAGAGTTCACAAGCTGGGAGCCATTTTATGGCTTCAGGGGAGGGGGCTACCTTGGCGTCAAAGCGTTTCCAAAACGACCTCCTAGTCGGTCAAGGATTCTCCATCTCTTTGCAGTTATAGTTGGCTGTATCGCTACTGCGTTTCTCAGTAGGGGGCAGTACAACGCGCTGAGTGATTCAACTGCTGCATCAAGAGTCATTGAACCGGACATATCGCTACGTTTGTCGTTCACTATCCCATCGGTACTAGCTATCACAGGAACGTTTCGGAAAATAAAAGTCCTCTGGCGATTTCTCCGTCTCCCCCGAGTCTTTTTATCTATTCTAGGAGGAGTCGCAGCACCGATTACTGTCCAAAGTGTAGTGACAGACCTTTCAGTACCAACAGCCACTCTAGTTGCAGCCGCTGGGTCAGGGGGGCTGATGAGTGTTCTTGCAGTGAGTCGATATCCAAATAAGGACCAAGATATCCCAACTGTTGACGAATGGCTGAATATCTCACCGACCCTGACGTGGCTCCCCGGCGGTGTCTTCTTTCTACTAGCACTGCACACGCCGGTTTACATGGCTTCCCAGTCCTTCCATCTACTATACTATGGATCATTCAAATTCTATTTCGTCTTGATTGGTCCATCTCTCGCTCTGGCCTACACATACACAAGACTCATAGGGGGCAGAGAGGTCCCAACAGGAACTACGTTAGTCTCGATGATGGTTATCGGTCTAGTCGTTCACTTCCCATGGTTCGAGCCTATCATGCCTGGCTATCTACTGTCTGAGGGAGGTTACTATGCCGTCTCAAACGGGATCAGACCCCGTGGTATCCTACTAACTATCTTAGCACTGAGCTGGCACTTCCTCTTCGCAGCAATTGTCGAAGTACTATTCATGGGATGGGATGTCGGCTGGCACAAAATCCCATCTAAACAACAGATTCCATATACTGTCTGGAGCGCACTTACTGGCGCTGGAGTCGGTGTCATCATCTGGGCTATGTGGCCCACATATCAAGCGCCAGTGGCATATCCATTCGCTCACCAGTATCTCATCGGTGGGGTAGCGATATTCGCATATGTATACGGTATTATAATCGACCCCATCACCGATTAA
- a CDS encoding Hsp70 family protein, whose amino-acid sequence MTLSNLPIGIDLGTTNSVVATVSDGGFEVVPNARGDKKTPSVVSYDQDSQSVFAGRQADNRAIHHPEKTVKSVKRHMGTDETFSLGPDQYHPEEISGLILKKLIEDAGNELNRPLSNAVITVPAYFSDAQRRATKRAGEIAGIDVDRVLPEPTAACLAYGLQSTAGKRVLVYDLGGGTFDCSAVKIDDGVIETLGVDGATDLGGDDYDSLIVNWVADTIADEYGSPPALNNPKVNQRLFGAAKEVKHELSSRTSAIHQLPFLELQNGDTIDYELNITRGEFAEITAGPTQETIDIMNGFLNDLGLTPSQFDDVLLVGGATRIPAIRSAVEQFFGQEPRTDLNPDQIVALGAATQAAILNDIEVPAVSTTNIVPSTEVSQGEAAINEGSNPILIDALPRTLGVELQEPKTNDTYFQPLIQSGESIPARAEINVTPVRAHQTKTRFTIYQGDEGTLEGNDEIGELVLGPYPPKELDEYSQRATMEIDSDGIITFTAVSLDADVSDTTEIETRFNREEETLGGTNPDLPALHR is encoded by the coding sequence ATGACACTATCCAATCTTCCAATCGGGATTGACCTCGGCACTACCAACAGTGTCGTCGCAACCGTCTCCGACGGCGGATTTGAGGTTGTCCCAAATGCGCGTGGAGACAAGAAAACGCCCTCAGTCGTCAGCTACGATCAAGACTCCCAGAGTGTGTTTGCCGGCAGGCAGGCCGATAATCGAGCCATTCACCATCCTGAGAAGACGGTCAAATCAGTCAAGCGCCACATGGGGACAGACGAAACGTTCTCACTTGGACCAGATCAATATCATCCCGAAGAAATCAGTGGCCTCATCCTCAAGAAACTCATTGAAGACGCCGGAAATGAACTGAATCGACCCCTCTCTAACGCCGTCATTACCGTCCCAGCATATTTTTCAGATGCACAGCGCCGCGCTACCAAACGAGCCGGGGAAATTGCTGGGATCGATGTCGACCGCGTGCTTCCAGAGCCGACAGCCGCCTGTCTCGCCTATGGACTCCAATCTACAGCCGGAAAGCGGGTCCTCGTTTACGACCTTGGCGGTGGCACCTTCGACTGCTCGGCCGTGAAGATCGATGACGGTGTCATTGAAACTTTAGGCGTCGACGGAGCGACTGATCTTGGGGGCGACGACTACGATAGTCTCATAGTTAATTGGGTTGCTGATACCATTGCAGACGAATACGGGAGTCCTCCTGCTCTTAATAATCCGAAGGTTAATCAGCGACTATTCGGAGCAGCGAAAGAAGTCAAACACGAGTTATCGAGCCGAACATCGGCAATTCATCAACTCCCCTTCCTTGAACTTCAGAATGGGGACACCATTGATTATGAGTTGAACATAACCCGGGGAGAATTTGCTGAGATCACTGCCGGCCCAACTCAAGAAACAATCGACATCATGAACGGATTCCTCAACGACCTTGGACTCACCCCCAGTCAATTCGACGACGTCCTCTTGGTTGGCGGAGCTACTCGGATACCCGCCATCAGGTCTGCCGTCGAGCAGTTCTTCGGGCAGGAGCCTCGGACAGACCTCAACCCAGACCAGATCGTTGCGTTAGGGGCCGCTACACAGGCAGCCATCTTGAATGACATCGAAGTTCCAGCAGTTTCTACCACAAATATTGTTCCATCTACCGAAGTATCCCAAGGGGAAGCCGCTATCAACGAGGGTTCAAACCCAATCCTTATTGATGCACTGCCCCGGACACTTGGCGTTGAGCTTCAGGAGCCAAAAACGAACGATACCTACTTCCAACCGCTCATACAAAGCGGGGAGTCAATCCCAGCACGTGCTGAAATCAACGTCACCCCTGTTCGAGCACACCAAACTAAAACGAGGTTCACAATCTACCAGGGGGACGAAGGGACACTCGAAGGAAACGACGAAATCGGCGAACTCGTTCTTGGCCCGTACCCGCCGAAAGAATTAGACGAGTACAGCCAGCGTGCCACTATGGAGATCGATTCTGACGGAATTATCACTTTCACTGCCGTTTCACTTGATGCAGATGTATCGGACACGACCGAAATCGAAACTCGATTTAATAGAGAAGAAGAGACGCTCGGGGGCACGAATCCTGACCTTCCCGCTCTTCACCGATAG
- a CDS encoding IS1595 family transposase: MFPLRRFVSESAAADLLQQVRWRDGVECPRCRSDLTVRNGSYRVYQRYLCKNCGRTFNDKTDTIFAHSKLKLKEWYFTIYVFLRFNTSIRQIEAELNLSYRTVRLRVERFAKALDAPSITLSGPVEIDEVYVSAGKKGRERDRESRSRGLSTRGRGSYAGDKPPVFTLVDRGSDDRYVVPAKSADESTIRLLLENHDEESLTVYTDGFRAYEPLEEDDAFTRKYVVHGDGEYADGDIHVNTCESHASLTRRWLSPHRGVSKDKLTPYLRAFQLRRELYRKPGEEALKLALNAVL, encoded by the coding sequence ATGTTCCCACTACGCCGGTTCGTGTCGGAATCGGCTGCAGCGGACCTGCTCCAACAGGTTCGCTGGCGTGATGGCGTTGAGTGCCCCCGCTGCCGTTCTGACCTGACGGTCAGAAACGGCAGCTATCGGGTGTATCAGCGGTATTTGTGTAAGAATTGCGGTCGGACGTTCAACGACAAGACCGACACGATCTTCGCTCACTCGAAACTAAAGCTCAAAGAGTGGTACTTTACGATTTACGTGTTCTTACGGTTTAACACGAGCATTCGGCAGATTGAGGCCGAACTCAATCTTTCGTACAGAACAGTGAGACTGCGCGTCGAGCGCTTCGCCAAGGCGCTCGACGCGCCTTCGATCACGCTGTCTGGGCCGGTCGAAATCGACGAAGTGTACGTCTCTGCTGGGAAGAAAGGCCGCGAGCGCGACCGAGAGTCGCGCTCGCGTGGCCTGTCCACGCGTGGGCGAGGATCGTACGCCGGCGATAAGCCGCCGGTGTTTACGTTGGTCGATCGTGGCTCGGACGATCGGTACGTCGTGCCAGCGAAATCCGCCGACGAATCGACAATTCGACTCCTGCTCGAAAATCACGACGAGGAGTCACTGACTGTCTACACAGACGGATTTCGGGCGTACGAACCGCTCGAAGAAGACGACGCATTCACCCGCAAATACGTCGTCCACGGCGACGGAGAATACGCTGACGGCGACATCCACGTCAACACCTGCGAGAGCCACGCGTCGCTGACGCGACGGTGGCTCTCGCCCCACCGAGGAGTGTCAAAAGACAAGCTAACGCCGTATCTTAGAGCCTTTCAGCTCCGCCGCGAACTCTACAGAAAACCAGGTGAAGAAGCGCTCAAACTTGCTCTCAACGCCGTCCTCTGA